A DNA window from Castanea sativa cultivar Marrone di Chiusa Pesio chromosome 7, ASM4071231v1 contains the following coding sequences:
- the LOC142642589 gene encoding UDP-glycosyltransferase 79B3-like, producing MSNSRCTKLHVAMFPWFAFGHITPYLHLSNKLAERGHRVSFLLPKGAQAKVEHLNQYPKLIHFYPILVPHVNGLQPGAETASDVPLPLQSFLYIAFDKTQHQVETILTNLKPHFIFFDFSLWMPAIAHQIGTKAIYYAVVCAVGLASIAPTKTKPEDMTLEDLMQPAPGYPSSSVQLKSKDFEMDQLKMIIKDHGDGVSPFVRITSGMIRSDAIALRTYHEVEGPYCDYLRQHVGKPVLLTGPLLPQVSAIKLDEKWTNWLGNFKQGSVVYCAFGSQNTLQKEQFQELLLGFELCGQPFLVALSTPNGCTTIEEALPEGFEERVKGRGWVYEGWVPQTMLLDHPSVGCFVSHCGYGSMWEALFSDCQIVCVPDLVDQILDARLMAEELKVAVEVEREDNGWISKERLSDAIISVMDKDSEVGRLVKSNHAKLKQELSYQGVQERYFDTFIQSLQDLLI from the coding sequence ATGAGCAATTCAAGATGCACAAAACTTCATGTAGCCATGTTTCCATGGTTTGCCTTTGGCCATATCACACCCTACCTTCACCTCTCCAACAAGCTTGCAGAGAGAGGCCATAGGGTTTCCTTCTTACTGCCTAAAGGAGCACAAGCAAAGGTAGAACATCTCAACCAATATCCAAAACTTATCCACTTCTATCCCATTCTCGTTCCCCATGTAAATGGCCTACAACCTGGTGCCGAGACTGCCTCGGATGTTCCTTTACCACTTCAGTCATTCCTTTATATTGCATTTGACAAAACCCAACACCAAGTTGAAACCATTTTGACTAATCTCAAGCCTCATTTCATCTTCTTTGACTTCAGCCTTTGGATGCCAGCCATAGCACACCAAATTGGCACCAAGGCCATATATTATGCGGTGGTATGTGCGGTTGGACTTGCATCAATTGCCCCAACTAAGACGAAGCCAGAGGATATGACTCTGGAAGATTTAATGCAACCAGCTCCTGGCTATCCTTCTTCTTCAGTGCAATTAAAGTCAAAGGACTTTGAAATGGACCAACTAAAAATGATTATCAAGGATCATGGAGATGGGGTTTCCCCTTTCGTTCGAATTACCTCTGGCATGATAAGGAGTGATGCCATTGCATTGAGGACATATCATGAGGTCGAGGGGCCATATTGTGACTACTTGAGGCAGCATGTTGGTAAGCCTGTGCTGCTAACAGGACCTCTCCTACCTCAAGTATCAGCCATAAAGCTCGACGAAAAATGGACTAATTGGTTAGGCAATTTCAAGCAAGGTAGTGTGGTGTATTGTGCATTTGGGAGTCAAAATACACTACAAAAGGAGCAGTTTCAGGAGCTTCTTTTGGGGTTCGAGTTATGTGGGCAGCCATTTTTGGTGGCTTTGAGTACTCCAAATGGATGCACAACAATTGAAGAAGCATTGCCAGAGGGGTTTGAAGAGAGAGTTAAAGGGAGAGGATGGGTGTATGAGGGTTGGGTGCCCCAAACAATGTTATTGGACCACCCATCTGTTGGTTGTTTTGTGTCCCATTGTGGTTATGGGTCCATGTGGGAGGCTCTCTTTAGTGACTGCCAAATCGTATGTGTTCCGGACCTTGTTGATCAAATTTTGGATGCCAGGTTAATGGCGGAAGAACTCAAAGTTGCGGTGGAGGTGGAGAGAGAAGATAATGGGTGGATATCCAAAGAGCGCTTGAGCGATGCCATTATCTCCGTGATGGACAAGGACAGTGAAGTCGGTAGGTTGGTGAAATCTAATCATGCCAAGTTGAAACAGGAACTTTCTTACCAAGGCGTTCAGGAGAGATATTTCGACACTTTTATTCAAAGCCTGCAAGatcttttaatttga